The following proteins come from a genomic window of Chryseobacterium glaciei:
- a CDS encoding YceI family protein: MKKVFLTFVFALLSVVGFAQTGWAVDPMHSSVNFNIKHMGISFVQGRFDKFDGKVAASKEGGLDKAEFSFFVNTSSVNTGVEMRDKHLQSADFFDAEKFPTMNFESTSITKEKNNTYTLKGKLTIKDVTKEISVPVTYGGITKNKQGKEVMGFQTKFTVNRLDYNIKYDPTGAGVAKDVDVNLYFELAKQ; encoded by the coding sequence ATGAAAAAAGTATTCTTAACTTTTGTATTCGCTTTACTAAGCGTTGTGGGATTTGCACAAACAGGCTGGGCAGTAGATCCAATGCATTCTTCAGTGAATTTCAATATCAAACATATGGGAATCAGCTTTGTACAAGGTAGATTTGATAAATTTGACGGAAAAGTAGCCGCTAGTAAAGAAGGTGGTTTAGATAAGGCAGAGTTTAGCTTCTTTGTGAATACATCTTCTGTAAATACAGGTGTTGAAATGAGAGATAAGCATTTGCAAAGCGCAGATTTCTTTGACGCTGAGAAGTTTCCTACAATGAATTTTGAAAGTACTTCTATCACAAAAGAAAAAAATAATACATACACTTTAAAAGGTAAATTAACCATTAAAGATGTTACTAAAGAAATCAGTGTTCCAGTAACTTACGGTGGAATTACTAAAAATAAACAAGGAAAAGAAGTGATGGGTTTCCAGACAAAATTTACGGTTAACCGTTTAGATTATAACATTAAATATGATCCAACTGGTGCTGGCGTAGCTAAAGACGTTGACGTTAACTTATATTTTGAGTTAGCTAAGCAATAA
- a CDS encoding bifunctional alpha/beta hydrolase/class I SAM-dependent methyltransferase, with translation MNSGNFKSFDESEIFYREWNYQPQQKSIIIIHRGHEHSERLNDIAQSPQFSDYNIFAFDLRGHGHTKTPTSSIFMDYVRDLDSFSKFLQSKYEVKISDIFVLANSIGGVVASAWAHDFAPNIAGMALLAPAFRINLIVPLANEMITLGTKLKKGLIIKSYVKSTMLTHDPEQQKAYDTDPLITRSIDAELLIDLAKAGKRLVEDAEAIDTPTLILSAEKDHVVFNKDQKIFHDKLDTDLKKYEVLPNFFHGILFDTGKELVYDKIKDFAEKCFNQTQKKGSLSPDKFSVKEYQDLQNNVGNNLNFKFQKWSLNTIGKISKGMEIGLKHGFDSGASLDYVYHNQPQGKLGFGKMMDKNYLEAIGWTGIRIRKQHLIKLLEQKIQSLKKEGRKVKILDIAGGTGNYLFDIKEKYPEAEIVINEFIKANIEIGEKVIQDKKYQNIRFTNFDCFDPETYKKLDFEPNITIVSGILELFGDNEMASKAIQGINSISEQNSFIVYTGQPWHPQLKMIAYVLNNHQNKDWIMRRRSQKELDRMMAFNNIQKENMLIDDFGIFTVSSGKVNF, from the coding sequence ATGAACAGCGGAAATTTTAAGAGTTTTGATGAAAGCGAAATCTTTTATCGCGAGTGGAATTATCAACCTCAACAAAAAAGTATCATCATTATCCATCGCGGACACGAACATTCTGAAAGACTGAACGATATCGCACAATCACCACAATTTTCAGACTACAATATTTTTGCGTTCGACCTTCGCGGGCATGGCCATACAAAAACGCCAACATCTTCCATTTTTATGGATTATGTTCGTGATCTGGATTCTTTTTCAAAATTTTTACAGTCAAAATATGAAGTGAAAATTTCCGATATCTTCGTACTTGCCAACAGTATTGGTGGCGTTGTCGCTTCGGCCTGGGCTCATGATTTTGCGCCTAATATTGCAGGAATGGCTCTTTTGGCACCTGCTTTCAGAATTAATCTTATCGTTCCTTTGGCGAATGAAATGATCACTTTAGGAACAAAATTGAAGAAAGGATTGATCATCAAAAGTTATGTAAAATCAACGATGCTGACTCACGATCCTGAACAACAAAAAGCCTACGATACAGATCCGTTGATCACAAGATCTATTGACGCAGAATTACTGATCGATCTCGCAAAAGCAGGAAAACGTTTGGTAGAAGATGCAGAAGCAATTGATACACCTACCCTTATTTTATCTGCTGAAAAAGATCATGTTGTTTTTAATAAAGATCAGAAAATTTTCCATGATAAATTAGATACAGATTTAAAAAAATACGAAGTCCTTCCCAACTTTTTCCATGGAATTTTATTTGATACAGGAAAAGAATTGGTTTATGATAAAATTAAAGATTTTGCTGAAAAATGTTTTAATCAAACTCAGAAAAAAGGATCACTTTCACCCGATAAATTTTCTGTAAAAGAATATCAAGATCTTCAAAATAATGTAGGTAATAATCTCAACTTTAAATTTCAAAAATGGTCTCTTAACACTATAGGAAAGATCAGTAAAGGAATGGAGATCGGTCTGAAACATGGTTTTGATTCCGGAGCTTCTTTGGATTATGTCTATCATAATCAGCCTCAAGGAAAATTAGGTTTCGGAAAAATGATGGATAAAAACTATCTTGAAGCTATCGGCTGGACGGGAATTCGAATCAGAAAACAGCATTTGATTAAGCTTTTAGAACAAAAAATTCAAAGTCTGAAAAAAGAAGGAAGAAAAGTAAAAATCCTTGATATTGCGGGCGGAACTGGCAATTATTTATTCGATATTAAAGAAAAATATCCTGAAGCTGAAATCGTTATCAATGAATTTATAAAAGCAAATATTGAGATTGGAGAAAAAGTAATTCAGGACAAGAAATATCAAAACATCAGATTTACTAATTTTGATTGTTTTGACCCTGAAACGTATAAAAAATTAGATTTTGAGCCTAATATTACAATAGTTTCTGGAATTTTAGAGCTTTTCGGAGATAATGAAATGGCGAGTAAAGCCATTCAGGGAATCAATTCTATTTCAGAACAAAATTCATTCATTGTTTATACGGGACAGCCTTGGCATCCACAATTAAAAATGATCGCTTATGTGTTGAATAATCATCAAAATAAAGACTGGATCATGAGAAGACGTTCGCAAAAAGAACTTGACAGAATGATGGCTTTCAACAATATTCAGAAAGAGAACATGCTGATCGATGATTTTGGAATTTTTACGGTGTCTTCTGGAAAGGTTAATTTTTAA
- a CDS encoding phosphatase PAP2/dual specificity phosphatase family protein yields MDDEVIIHPSLFIIKYYHVQKGKMDEKRLKFKHKIYALLLCSVVFMIVYNYTAWYVSRLEKVPSFVFDFEKYIPFLPWTIIPYMTSGLFFCSVFFFCNTKEQLKVLTQRMLFVTVVAGICFLLFPLKFSLQRPEVNNSIFGYSFQFLTTFDSPFNQAPSLHIVYAFIFWSVFRNLKKWRIFLMIWLVAIGISTLTTYQHHLIDIISGTILAHISFIIFPYQKNNFLYRNFQVANFYFLLGWIIVSVSLLLYKFSHAYWLIFLWMALVMIIVGYQYQKNNIHFLKDNNGNISFFKKIFYFPYSLIYWIFWKFLRKNKRPLEIVDNIYISSKPDKKDLQDFEINKNIFIYDLSSEIEENSEIKEKSTYYSVPFLDIGMLDIHQTKKLVLKITENYHQLPKDGKILIHCTMGYTRSSVIGILVMKNILSLPLDQAITNMKVLNKNAIIHSYIYDFLKKI; encoded by the coding sequence ATGGATGATGAAGTCATTATCCATCCTTCCCTCTTCATTATTAAATATTATCATGTTCAGAAAGGCAAAATGGATGAAAAACGACTAAAATTTAAGCATAAAATCTATGCATTGTTGCTTTGTTCTGTTGTATTCATGATTGTTTACAATTATACAGCGTGGTATGTTTCAAGGCTTGAAAAAGTTCCTTCTTTTGTTTTTGATTTTGAGAAATATATTCCGTTTCTCCCTTGGACAATCATACCTTATATGACAAGCGGACTGTTTTTTTGTTCCGTTTTTTTCTTTTGTAATACGAAAGAACAACTCAAAGTTCTGACTCAAAGAATGCTGTTTGTAACTGTTGTTGCCGGAATTTGTTTTTTATTATTTCCATTAAAATTTTCTTTACAGAGACCGGAAGTCAATAATTCTATTTTCGGATATTCATTTCAGTTTTTAACAACTTTTGATTCGCCTTTCAACCAAGCGCCGTCCCTACATATTGTGTATGCCTTTATTTTTTGGAGCGTTTTTAGAAATTTAAAAAAATGGAGAATCTTTTTAATGATCTGGCTCGTTGCTATAGGAATTTCTACTTTAACAACTTATCAACATCATTTGATTGATATTATCTCAGGAACTATCTTGGCTCATATTAGCTTCATCATATTTCCTTATCAGAAAAACAACTTTTTATATAGGAATTTTCAAGTCGCTAATTTCTACTTTTTACTAGGTTGGATCATTGTTTCAGTCTCTTTATTATTGTATAAATTTTCACATGCATATTGGTTGATTTTTTTGTGGATGGCTCTCGTTATGATCATAGTTGGCTATCAATATCAAAAAAATAATATTCACTTTTTAAAAGATAATAACGGAAACATTTCTTTCTTCAAAAAGATATTTTACTTTCCTTATTCATTAATTTATTGGATATTTTGGAAGTTTTTACGAAAGAATAAACGACCATTAGAAATTGTAGACAACATTTATATTTCGTCAAAACCTGATAAAAAGGATTTGCAAGATTTTGAAATTAATAAAAATATTTTCATCTACGATCTCTCATCCGAAATAGAAGAAAATTCTGAAATAAAAGAAAAATCCACCTATTATTCTGTTCCTTTTTTAGATATTGGGATGTTGGATATTCATCAAACGAAAAAATTAGTTCTAAAAATCACAGAAAATTATCATCAGTTACCGAAAGACGGGAAAATATTGATTCATTGTACGATGGGCTACACCAGAAGTTCTGTCATCGGAATTTTAGTAATGAAAAATATTCTATCTTTACCTCTAGACCAAGCAATAACCAATATGAAAGTCCTGAATAAGAATGCAATCATTCATTCTTACATCTACGATTTTCTGAAAAAAATTTAA
- a CDS encoding SDR family NAD(P)-dependent oxidoreductase, whose protein sequence is MNVFIAGGTSGIGYSLAQYYLSKGYCVGICGRDLTKTPENSSKNLKIFQADVCDINSIFSAVNDFLQNKDLDIFINCAGSYAEDVAGNISYEEAEEMLQTNILGTVNCFEVARKAMKGQNKGNIAVIASVSGIMDYENSSLYTKTKRSVIQIADAYRRALKPFGISVTTIAPGYVDTLKLRQLNDNDLSKKPFLTDLETATVTISDAIEKRKKLIIFPAKMKWMMKSLSILPSSLLNIIMFRKAKWMKND, encoded by the coding sequence ATGAACGTTTTTATCGCAGGCGGAACTTCGGGAATCGGCTATTCTCTTGCTCAGTATTATCTTTCAAAAGGATATTGCGTGGGGATTTGCGGAAGGGATTTAACTAAAACCCCTGAAAACAGTTCAAAAAATTTAAAAATATTTCAAGCAGATGTTTGTGATATAAACTCAATTTTTTCGGCAGTAAATGATTTTCTACAAAATAAGGATCTTGATATTTTCATCAATTGCGCCGGAAGTTATGCTGAAGATGTTGCCGGAAATATTTCTTATGAAGAAGCTGAAGAAATGCTACAAACTAACATTTTAGGAACTGTAAATTGTTTCGAGGTGGCAAGAAAAGCAATGAAAGGTCAAAATAAAGGAAACATTGCTGTTATCGCGTCCGTTTCAGGGATTATGGACTATGAAAATTCTAGTTTATATACCAAGACTAAACGTTCAGTGATCCAAATTGCAGATGCTTATCGTAGAGCTTTGAAACCGTTTGGGATATCTGTAACGACGATTGCTCCAGGTTATGTTGATACTTTGAAATTGAGACAGCTTAACGATAATGATTTAAGCAAAAAACCATTTCTTACTGATCTTGAAACTGCTACAGTAACAATCTCGGACGCTATTGAAAAGCGAAAAAAATTAATTATTTTCCCTGCAAAAATGAAATGGATGATGAAGTCATTATCCATCCTTCCCTCTTCATTATTAAATATTATCATGTTCAGAAAGGCAAAATGGATGAAAAACGACTAA
- a CDS encoding patatin-like phospholipase family protein, with amino-acid sequence MNEKFKRALIFSGGGTRLMIYLGMFAALEKLEMKPDVLIASCGGAFAATIINAFPDNLSRKEYLQSEEYFQFVSKTTLTKQKKLSEIGLFSLKKIFDKKNAPYIEDVFNRYLVEMNQDLSEDFPSLKNAQFSQEIPTLIIGSQLNFDSIEIGQKRNNRKLYQKTIFTDTETAKKIIPQQLIINSENIKHSAVEEVPKIRTNVSLLTSTRISVSDMFYVAPASFQGKYFAGGAIDLIPIELAKHLAEEVIIEKKQSYTPVEEAFVRAVLGYSGNKRLEEIEKQSPDFEIDTNDIKQKLEGHYIKKSINWKKLEIELSLPKSHQQFVKDMEIQWQYGFDQTMKSLKI; translated from the coding sequence ATGAACGAAAAATTTAAAAGAGCTTTGATTTTTTCAGGAGGTGGAACAAGATTAATGATCTACCTCGGAATGTTTGCAGCATTGGAAAAACTAGAAATGAAACCCGATGTTCTTATCGCTTCATGTGGTGGAGCTTTTGCAGCAACTATCATCAATGCTTTCCCCGACAATCTTTCAAGAAAAGAATATTTACAATCCGAAGAATATTTTCAGTTTGTATCCAAAACAACACTAACAAAACAAAAAAAGCTCTCTGAAATCGGACTTTTCTCTTTAAAAAAAATATTCGATAAAAAGAACGCTCCTTATATTGAAGATGTCTTTAATCGATATCTGGTTGAAATGAATCAGGATTTATCCGAAGATTTTCCTTCATTAAAAAACGCACAATTTTCTCAAGAAATTCCGACTTTAATTATCGGTTCACAACTCAATTTTGATTCAATAGAAATTGGACAAAAACGAAATAACCGAAAATTATATCAAAAAACAATTTTCACAGATACTGAAACAGCAAAGAAAATAATTCCGCAACAGCTCATCATTAATTCTGAAAATATAAAACACAGTGCCGTCGAAGAAGTTCCCAAAATAAGAACTAATGTTTCTTTGTTGACAAGCACAAGAATTTCTGTTTCTGATATGTTTTATGTTGCTCCCGCTTCATTTCAGGGAAAATATTTTGCTGGCGGTGCTATTGACCTCATTCCCATTGAATTGGCAAAGCATCTTGCAGAAGAAGTTATTATTGAAAAAAAACAATCTTATACTCCTGTTGAAGAGGCTTTTGTTCGTGCCGTTTTAGGATATAGCGGAAATAAAAGGCTGGAAGAAATTGAAAAACAGTCACCAGATTTTGAAATTGACACCAATGACATCAAGCAAAAATTGGAAGGACATTATATCAAAAAAAGCATCAATTGGAAAAAACTTGAGATTGAACTTTCTTTGCCAAAAAGTCATCAACAATTTGTAAAAGATATGGAAATTCAATGGCAATATGGTTTTGACCAGACGATGAAAAGTTTAAAAATATAA